Proteins co-encoded in one Flavobacterium sp. M31R6 genomic window:
- a CDS encoding TspO/MBR family protein — protein MNKITRILSIVVTCLVVGYFSGMVTRSAITTWYPTLIKPSFNPPNWIFAPVWSMLYIMMGIAAGLVWDRIDFEKEIVKKALQFFAIQLALNALWSYLFFGLKNPMLAGLEVIILWLMIYETYIQFSKINKISGYLFIPYLLWVSFAAVLNGSIWWLNR, from the coding sequence ATGAATAAGATTACCCGAATATTATCGATTGTTGTTACTTGTCTTGTAGTGGGTTATTTCTCCGGAATGGTTACCCGTTCTGCCATAACAACTTGGTATCCTACTTTGATTAAACCAAGTTTTAATCCGCCCAATTGGATTTTTGCTCCTGTTTGGAGTATGCTTTATATAATGATGGGAATCGCAGCAGGATTGGTTTGGGACAGAATCGATTTTGAAAAAGAGATAGTTAAAAAAGCGTTACAATTTTTCGCCATCCAATTAGCGTTAAACGCTTTGTGGTCTTATTTATTTTTTGGACTAAAAAATCCAATGTTGGCTGGGCTTGAAGTAATCATTCTGTGGTTGATGATTTATGAAACCTATATTCAATTTTCCAAAATCAACAAAATTTCTGGTTATTTATTTATTCCCTATTTACTTTGGGTAAGTTTTGCAGCAGTTTTAAACGGGAGTATTTGGTGGCTGAATAGGTAG
- a CDS encoding NAD(P)/FAD-dependent oxidoreductase: MNQNFDILVVGGGAAGFFTAINIVEKNPKIKVAILERGAEVLGKVRVSGGGRCNVTHACFEPNELVKFYPRGEKELRGPFHQFCSGDTIEWFEKHGVELKIEEDGRMFPVSNSSQTIIDCFLKATQKLGISVLTGQSVQSIFKKDNFWKVETQNENYIAEKLVLATGSNPKIWEMLQQQGHAIVSPVPSLFTFNIKDPRIKELPGVAAQVTVKVKDTKLVSTGPLLITHWGMSGPAILKLSAWGARILFDKNYQFTISVNWLNDMDGEQVEKILKSLKQEHAKKAVSKKSPFDFPNRLWESLVLASNIEGETKWADLSKTQLQNLVNQLTNSTFQVNGKSTFKEEFVTAGGIDLKEINFKTMESKLHENLYFAGEIVNIDAITGGFNFQNAWTSGFIVANSIL, translated from the coding sequence ATGAATCAAAATTTCGACATACTCGTTGTAGGCGGTGGAGCTGCAGGTTTTTTTACCGCTATCAATATCGTGGAGAAAAACCCGAAAATTAAGGTTGCCATCCTTGAAAGAGGAGCCGAGGTGTTAGGAAAAGTTCGTGTTTCTGGAGGCGGACGTTGCAATGTGACCCATGCCTGTTTTGAACCCAATGAACTGGTGAAATTTTACCCTCGAGGCGAAAAAGAACTGCGAGGTCCTTTTCATCAATTTTGTTCTGGAGATACCATTGAATGGTTCGAGAAACATGGAGTGGAGTTGAAAATTGAAGAAGATGGGCGTATGTTTCCCGTTTCAAATTCTTCTCAAACTATTATTGACTGTTTCCTGAAAGCTACTCAAAAGCTTGGAATTTCGGTTCTTACGGGTCAGAGTGTTCAGTCCATTTTCAAAAAAGATAATTTTTGGAAAGTAGAAACTCAGAATGAAAATTACATTGCCGAAAAATTGGTACTTGCCACGGGAAGCAATCCTAAAATCTGGGAAATGCTTCAACAGCAAGGTCACGCGATTGTGAGTCCAGTTCCTTCTTTATTTACTTTTAATATAAAAGATCCCCGAATAAAAGAATTACCGGGTGTGGCGGCTCAAGTTACAGTAAAAGTAAAAGACACCAAATTGGTTTCAACTGGGCCATTATTAATCACGCATTGGGGAATGAGCGGTCCTGCAATCTTGAAATTATCGGCTTGGGGAGCGCGAATTTTATTCGATAAAAACTATCAGTTTACGATTTCTGTCAATTGGCTAAACGATATGGATGGCGAACAGGTAGAGAAAATATTAAAATCGTTGAAACAAGAACACGCTAAAAAAGCAGTTTCAAAAAAATCTCCTTTTGATTTTCCAAACCGTCTTTGGGAAAGTTTGGTTTTAGCATCGAATATTGAAGGGGAAACAAAATGGGCCGATTTATCTAAAACGCAATTACAAAATTTAGTAAATCAATTGACGAATAGTACTTTTCAAGTCAATGGAAAAAGCACTTTTAAAGAAGAATTTGTAACCGCTGGCGGAATCGATTTAAAAGAAATCAACTTCAAAACAATGGAAAGCAAACTGCATGAGAATCTATATTTTGCTGGAGAAATCGTGAATATTGACGCCATTACAGGAGGTTTTAATTTCCAGAATGCCTGGACAAGCGGGTTTATTGTGGCGAATTCTATATTGTAA
- a CDS encoding glycerophosphodiester phosphodiesterase family protein, whose product MDKILKIGHRGAKGYEPENTLVSFEKAIEMGADGIELDVHLSLDGHLIVIHDESIDRTTNGKGVVNQMTLQELKSFTINEEYTIPTLEEVLDLVNQRCFVNIELKNQDTAEKVVQLIEYYISDENWSQTHFIVSSFDWNALQQVRFLNDEIRIGVLTETDLDLALSFARFMKAEALHPDFQLLSNKYTSKIQEKGIKVFPWTVNEIDDIQKMKSYKVDGIITDFLDRI is encoded by the coding sequence ATGGATAAAATACTAAAAATAGGACATCGCGGAGCCAAAGGATACGAACCCGAAAACACTTTGGTTTCTTTTGAAAAAGCAATAGAAATGGGTGCTGACGGAATCGAATTGGACGTTCATCTGAGCTTAGACGGACATTTGATAGTAATTCACGATGAAAGCATTGACAGAACTACCAACGGTAAAGGAGTTGTAAACCAAATGACATTGCAGGAACTGAAGTCCTTTACAATCAATGAGGAATACACAATTCCAACATTAGAAGAAGTTTTGGATTTGGTCAATCAAAGATGTTTTGTAAATATTGAATTGAAAAATCAGGATACGGCCGAGAAAGTAGTTCAATTAATAGAGTATTATATTTCAGATGAAAATTGGAGTCAAACTCATTTTATAGTTTCAAGTTTTGATTGGAATGCCCTTCAACAAGTTCGGTTTTTAAACGATGAAATTCGAATTGGAGTTTTGACAGAAACCGATTTGGATTTGGCCCTTTCTTTCGCTCGATTCATGAAAGCAGAAGCATTACACCCCGATTTTCAATTGTTAAGTAATAAATATACCTCCAAAATTCAGGAGAAAGGTATAAAGGTTTTCCCTTGGACAGTAAATGAAATTGATGATATTCAAAAAATGAAATCATACAAAGTAGATGGCATAATCACCGATTTTTTGGATAGAATTTAA
- a CDS encoding alpha-amylase family glycosyl hydrolase gives MMNRKVIVSLFVLLATTLVFAQAKKNSKVNFKAKTEKTPFVWEGANLYFLMTDRFNNGDKSNDINFNRNKITGKLRGFEGGDLKGIIQKIDEGYFIKLGINVIWFTPVVEQIHDGVDEGTGLSYGFHGYWTRDWTALDPNFGTKKDLAELVKKAHAKGIRIMLDGVINHTGPVTPVDTVWPEGWVRTGPKCQYNNFENTTACTLVANLPDVKTESKEEVALPPFLVEKWKAEGRYDKEVASLDAFFKRTGYPRTPKYYIIKWLTDYITEFGIDAYRADTVKHTDESVWADFKTQCDYSFAQWKKNNPTKVLDNNPFYTIAEVYNYNISNGKLFDFGDKKVNYYENGFTAMINFEFKSDAQKDYASLFSKYSVLLNGQLKGNSVLNYLSSHDDGGPFDAKRTKSIESATKLLLTPGISQVYYGDESARSLVVEGTQGDATLRSFMNWDAVNTNLETKKVLLHWQKLGQFRNNHPSVGAGVNAEISAKPLVCSRTFTKGKYSDTVVIGLDLATGKKEIPAGSAFKEGTKIRDAYSGKMGTVTNGKVVIDSEFDIVLLELKK, from the coding sequence ATGATGAATAGAAAAGTAATAGTATCGTTGTTTGTTTTATTGGCAACAACCCTTGTTTTTGCACAAGCAAAAAAGAATTCGAAGGTTAATTTTAAAGCAAAAACAGAAAAAACACCATTTGTATGGGAAGGCGCTAATTTGTATTTTTTGATGACGGATCGTTTTAATAATGGTGATAAATCAAATGATATAAATTTCAACAGAAACAAGATTACTGGAAAACTTCGTGGTTTTGAAGGGGGAGATCTGAAAGGAATTATTCAAAAAATAGACGAAGGATATTTTATAAAACTAGGAATCAATGTGATTTGGTTTACACCCGTAGTTGAGCAAATTCATGATGGAGTTGATGAAGGAACGGGTTTGAGCTACGGATTTCACGGCTATTGGACAAGAGACTGGACGGCATTGGACCCTAACTTCGGAACCAAAAAAGATTTGGCCGAGTTGGTCAAAAAAGCCCATGCCAAAGGAATTCGCATCATGCTTGACGGTGTAATCAATCATACTGGGCCAGTTACTCCAGTAGATACTGTTTGGCCTGAAGGTTGGGTTCGTACAGGCCCTAAATGTCAATACAATAATTTTGAGAATACAACCGCATGTACATTAGTTGCTAATTTACCCGATGTAAAAACAGAAAGCAAAGAAGAAGTGGCATTGCCTCCTTTTTTGGTTGAAAAATGGAAAGCTGAAGGAAGATATGATAAAGAGGTAGCTTCATTGGACGCTTTTTTTAAGAGAACCGGTTATCCAAGAACTCCTAAGTATTATATCATAAAATGGTTGACAGATTATATCACCGAGTTTGGAATCGATGCTTACAGAGCCGATACCGTTAAACATACGGACGAAAGCGTTTGGGCCGATTTCAAAACACAATGCGATTATTCATTCGCGCAATGGAAGAAAAACAATCCAACAAAAGTCTTGGACAATAATCCTTTTTACACAATTGCAGAGGTTTATAATTACAACATCAGTAACGGAAAGTTATTCGACTTCGGGGATAAAAAAGTAAATTATTACGAGAATGGTTTTACGGCGATGATCAATTTTGAATTCAAAAGTGATGCCCAAAAAGACTATGCTTCTTTATTTTCAAAATACTCAGTTTTACTGAATGGTCAATTGAAAGGGAATAGCGTTTTGAATTATTTGTCTTCTCATGACGATGGTGGTCCATTCGATGCCAAACGTACCAAAAGTATTGAAAGCGCAACAAAACTATTGTTAACTCCTGGTATTTCTCAAGTATATTATGGCGATGAATCGGCACGTTCCCTTGTTGTCGAAGGTACTCAAGGCGATGCCACATTGCGTTCTTTTATGAATTGGGACGCTGTAAATACAAATCTCGAAACTAAAAAAGTGCTATTGCATTGGCAAAAATTGGGTCAGTTTAGAAACAATCATCCATCGGTTGGAGCTGGTGTGAATGCTGAAATTTCAGCAAAACCGCTCGTGTGTTCTAGAACTTTTACCAAAGGAAAATATTCAGACACAGTAGTAATCGGTTTGGATCTGGCTACCGGAAAGAAAGAAATCCCTGCGGGTTCCGCCTTCAAAGAGGGGACCAAAATAAGAGATGCCTATTCCGGTAAAATGGGAACAGTTACAAATGGAAAAGTAGTAATCGATAGCGAGTTTGATATTGTATTATTAGAATTAAAAAAATAG
- a CDS encoding TIM-barrel domain-containing protein, whose amino-acid sequence MKKIVLFLLISSFSFAQNANRKFESYKVVQNTLEIKTSDGQYFIKPYSDKIVETTFLPTGEKANSNSHAVVLTPSKLVFKLKQTQNEIVFSSNGITVSVIKSPFQISYLYKNKPLISEKNGYVKRENASKEQPKETLEFNVDGTEALYGAGARVLGMNRRGNRLELYNQADYGYGTHSKKMNFSIPLVMSSKIYAVHFDNGAIGWLDLDSKKDNILVYETISGRKTYQVIAGDSWVDLTSNYTSLTGRQPLVPRWALGNFSSRFGYHSQEEVIKTIDKYIKDEIPVDAIILDLYWFGKTVQGTMGNLDWDKDNFSDPKKMISDLNSKGVKTILITEPFILTTSSKWQEAVDKKVLAKDQAGDPFKYDFYFGNTGLVDVFKPEGKTWFWNIYKNLINQGVGGWWGDLGEPEVFPSASFTAQGKADEVHNIYGHTWAKLIRDGYKTDFPAVRPFILMRAGYSGSQTYGMIPWSGDVGRSWEGLQAQPEIALQMGMQGMGYMHSDLGGFAGDYFDNELYVRWLQYGVFQPIYRPHAQEDVPSEPVYKDIVTKAKVKKQIELRYQMLPYNYTLAFENNNKGLPLMRPLFFEEPTNEKLLNSCDSYLWGNDFLVTPITKAGVTNTTVYFPKNSNWYDFYTGVKHEAGATENIPVSADNIPVFVRGGAFVPMIKTIQNTTKYSLANFDLHFYFDEKAASSTGKLYNDDGVTPNAFEKGAYEILNFSSNTTPKLITLKVNTAVGKAFTSTDKNVTLLVHNISAKPTKVTINDVNIDFKTDANTVEIPVVLKKGLDNEIKIQL is encoded by the coding sequence ATGAAAAAAATAGTTCTATTTCTTTTAATTTCAAGTTTTTCCTTTGCCCAAAATGCGAACAGAAAATTTGAAAGCTATAAAGTAGTCCAAAACACCTTAGAAATTAAAACATCGGATGGGCAGTATTTCATTAAGCCTTATTCGGATAAAATTGTCGAAACCACTTTTTTGCCGACAGGCGAAAAAGCGAATTCCAATTCTCATGCTGTTGTTTTAACGCCTTCGAAATTAGTTTTTAAATTAAAACAAACTCAAAATGAGATTGTGTTTTCATCAAACGGAATTACAGTTTCTGTTATTAAAAGTCCATTTCAAATTAGCTATTTGTACAAAAACAAACCGTTGATTTCGGAGAAAAACGGATATGTAAAAAGAGAAAATGCTAGCAAAGAACAGCCAAAAGAAACTTTGGAGTTTAATGTGGATGGAACCGAAGCGCTTTATGGAGCTGGGGCTCGCGTGTTGGGAATGAACCGTCGCGGGAATCGTTTGGAATTGTATAATCAAGCTGATTACGGATATGGAACGCATTCGAAAAAGATGAATTTCTCGATTCCGCTTGTAATGTCTTCCAAAATTTATGCGGTACATTTTGATAATGGAGCCATTGGTTGGTTGGATTTGGACAGTAAAAAAGACAATATATTAGTTTATGAGACGATCTCAGGCAGAAAAACATATCAGGTAATTGCAGGTGATAGCTGGGTCGATTTGACTTCGAATTACACTTCATTGACAGGAAGACAGCCTCTTGTTCCTCGTTGGGCTTTAGGAAATTTTTCGAGCCGATTTGGATATCATTCTCAAGAGGAAGTGATCAAAACCATTGACAAATATATAAAAGACGAAATCCCGGTAGATGCGATAATTCTAGATTTATATTGGTTTGGAAAAACCGTTCAGGGGACAATGGGTAATTTAGATTGGGACAAAGATAATTTTTCCGATCCGAAGAAAATGATAAGCGATTTGAACAGCAAAGGAGTTAAGACCATTCTGATTACGGAACCTTTTATTTTGACAACTTCAAGTAAATGGCAAGAAGCGGTAGATAAAAAAGTATTGGCAAAAGATCAAGCCGGAGATCCATTCAAATATGATTTTTATTTTGGAAATACAGGACTTGTTGATGTTTTTAAACCAGAAGGAAAAACTTGGTTTTGGAACATTTATAAAAATTTGATCAACCAAGGAGTTGGCGGTTGGTGGGGGGATTTGGGCGAGCCTGAAGTATTTCCGTCAGCGTCATTTACCGCACAAGGAAAAGCTGATGAAGTGCATAATATTTATGGGCATACTTGGGCAAAATTGATTCGCGATGGATACAAAACTGATTTTCCAGCTGTACGCCCATTTATTCTAATGCGAGCCGGATATTCTGGATCCCAAACTTACGGTATGATTCCGTGGTCTGGTGATGTGGGTCGTTCTTGGGAAGGACTGCAGGCTCAACCCGAAATTGCTCTGCAAATGGGTATGCAGGGAATGGGGTATATGCACTCGGATTTAGGTGGATTTGCAGGCGATTATTTTGACAATGAATTGTATGTTCGCTGGTTGCAGTATGGTGTTTTCCAACCTATTTATCGTCCGCATGCACAGGAAGATGTGCCTTCCGAGCCAGTATATAAAGACATTGTGACTAAAGCTAAAGTAAAAAAACAAATTGAGTTGCGTTACCAAATGTTACCCTACAATTATACGTTGGCTTTTGAAAATAACAACAAAGGTTTACCCTTGATGCGTCCTTTGTTTTTTGAGGAACCGACAAATGAAAAGTTATTGAACTCTTGTGATTCTTATTTGTGGGGGAATGATTTTCTGGTGACTCCGATTACCAAAGCAGGAGTTACCAATACGACCGTTTATTTCCCGAAAAATAGTAATTGGTATGATTTTTATACTGGTGTCAAACACGAAGCAGGTGCTACAGAAAACATCCCTGTTTCAGCAGATAATATTCCTGTTTTTGTTCGTGGTGGTGCTTTTGTTCCTATGATTAAAACGATTCAAAACACGACAAAATATTCGTTGGCTAATTTTGATCTGCATTTCTATTTTGATGAAAAAGCAGCGTCAAGCACCGGAAAATTGTACAATGACGATGGAGTAACGCCAAATGCTTTCGAAAAGGGAGCTTATGAAATATTGAATTTTTCAAGCAACACAACTCCAAAATTAATTACGCTGAAAGTAAATACAGCTGTTGGGAAAGCATTTACGAGCACGGATAAAAATGTGACCTTATTGGTTCATAATATCAGCGCTAAACCGACTAAAGTTACCATCAACGACGTAAATATTGATTTTAAAACGGATGCAAACACAGTTGAAATTCCGGTAGTATTGAAAAAAGGATTAGATAACGAAATTAAAATACAATTATGA
- a CDS encoding glycoside hydrolase family 13 protein: MKKAIIFLFFISTSIFAQIDRVEPPFWYAGMHNPELQIMFYGKNIAENEVAASNNIVIKDVKKTENPNYLFVTIDTKNVTAQDFVFSFSKSKKVVFTKKYSLKQRRENSASRKGYDASDLIYLVMSDRFANGNPKNDSDKSVTEKGNRALPGGRHGGDIAGMIQHLDYIKELGATALWPTPLCEDNDKAYSYHTYGQSDVYKIDPRFGTNEEYVKLSAELHKREMKLIMDYVTNHWGAEHWMMKDLPTYEWIHQFPGYAQTNYRMTTQFDPNASQIDAKMCMDGWFVKSMPDLNQSNPLVNTYLKQNAIWWIEYADLDGFRVDTYSYCDKKGIAEWTKAITDEYPNFNIVGEVWMHDQAQMAYWQKDSKIAAIENYNSYLPSVMDFTLNDVFAKVFNEDNGKWNEGMVNVYENFTNDFLYPNINSIMTFVENHDTNRFNEIYQKDFAKYKMAMTLLATVRGIPQIYYGSEIGMAGSKDKDGDAAIRQDFPGGWAGDSNNAFAKEGRTAEQQQFFDFSAQIFNWRKSNDAVHFGKMKHYIPENNVYVYFRYTDSKSVMVVINNNKESKTFPTNRFQESILNYKTGNDILSGKTIDLKNDIAIEGKSVLILELK, from the coding sequence ATGAAGAAAGCAATCATCTTCCTATTTTTCATCTCTACATCAATTTTTGCACAAATTGATAGAGTTGAACCTCCTTTTTGGTACGCAGGAATGCACAATCCAGAATTGCAGATTATGTTTTACGGCAAAAATATTGCTGAAAATGAAGTGGCAGCATCCAATAATATTGTTATCAAAGATGTGAAAAAAACCGAAAATCCGAATTATCTTTTTGTTACGATTGACACCAAAAATGTGACTGCACAAGATTTTGTTTTTTCATTTTCTAAAAGCAAAAAAGTCGTTTTCACTAAAAAGTATAGTTTAAAACAAAGAAGAGAAAATTCGGCTTCCCGAAAAGGCTATGATGCCTCTGATTTGATTTATCTTGTGATGTCCGACCGTTTTGCTAATGGAAATCCTAAAAACGACAGCGACAAATCGGTTACCGAAAAAGGAAACCGAGCGCTTCCCGGCGGAAGACACGGAGGTGATATCGCAGGTATGATACAGCATTTGGATTACATCAAAGAATTGGGAGCCACAGCGCTTTGGCCAACACCGCTTTGTGAGGATAATGATAAAGCTTATTCGTATCACACCTACGGACAATCGGATGTCTATAAAATTGACCCTCGTTTTGGAACGAATGAAGAATATGTAAAACTTTCGGCCGAATTGCACAAACGTGAGATGAAATTGATCATGGATTATGTAACCAACCATTGGGGAGCAGAGCATTGGATGATGAAGGATTTGCCAACGTATGAATGGATTCATCAATTTCCGGGTTATGCCCAAACCAATTACAGAATGACCACACAGTTTGATCCCAATGCATCCCAGATTGATGCCAAAATGTGTATGGACGGTTGGTTTGTAAAATCAATGCCCGATTTGAATCAGTCCAATCCATTGGTAAATACCTATTTGAAACAAAACGCCATTTGGTGGATTGAATACGCCGATTTGGATGGTTTCCGTGTAGATACTTATTCTTATTGCGACAAGAAAGGAATCGCTGAATGGACAAAAGCAATAACAGATGAATACCCAAATTTCAATATCGTTGGCGAAGTTTGGATGCATGATCAAGCTCAAATGGCGTATTGGCAAAAAGACAGTAAAATTGCTGCCATAGAAAATTACAATTCGTACTTGCCGTCTGTTATGGATTTTACCTTGAATGATGTGTTTGCTAAAGTGTTCAATGAAGATAATGGCAAGTGGAATGAAGGAATGGTAAATGTTTATGAGAATTTCACCAATGACTTTTTATATCCAAATATCAATAGTATTATGACTTTTGTTGAAAATCACGACACAAATCGTTTTAATGAAATTTACCAAAAGGATTTTGCGAAATATAAAATGGCAATGACTTTGTTGGCAACAGTTCGTGGGATTCCACAAATTTATTACGGTTCAGAGATTGGAATGGCAGGAAGTAAAGACAAAGATGGAGATGCCGCTATTCGTCAGGATTTTCCGGGAGGCTGGGCTGGAGACAGTAATAATGCTTTCGCAAAAGAAGGAAGAACAGCTGAACAACAACAGTTTTTTGATTTTTCAGCTCAAATATTCAACTGGAGAAAATCGAATGATGCCGTGCATTTTGGGAAAATGAAACATTATATCCCAGAGAACAATGTGTATGTGTATTTCAGATATACCGATTCGAAATCAGTAATGGTGGTCATCAATAACAATAAAGAATCTAAAACCTTTCCAACCAATCGTTTTCAAGAAAGTATTTTGAATTATAAAACAGGAAACGATATCCTTTCTGGAAAAACTATTGATCTGAAAAATGACATTGCAATTGAAGGAAAATCTGTTTTGATTTTAGAATTGAAGTAA
- a CDS encoding glycoside hydrolase family 65 protein, whose protein sequence is MNQDYIKPDNWSIIEEGFDRESVKSSESLFSIGNGAMGQRANFEENYSGETFQGSYIAGIYYPDKTKVGWWKNGYPKYFAKVLNAPNWIGINIEINGEDFDLNTCSEVKNFRRELNMKEGWYHRSFQATLKNGTEVAVEIRRFLSLDLDEVGVINYEITPLNKDAKIIYKPYIDAGVTNEDANWEEKFWEPLDVKKSGNEAFVTAQTFKTHFKVTTFMQNTIWARGEKQNMSPTSVDTIADKILFYYDVIVAKGEKSAIQKIGGYTVSLNHADTISAAENVIHAALAKGYDQLLQDQIDAWAKIWEMSDITIDGDVKAQQGIRFNIFQLNQTYLGKDSRLNIGPKGFTGEKYGGSTYWDTEAYCIPFYMATKDQQVARNLLTYRYNQLDKAIENAEVNLGFKNGAALYPMVTMNGEECHNEWEITHEEIHRNGAIAFAIYNYHRFTGDYSYIPEKGLEVLIGIARFWHQRASFSKNKNQYMILGVTGPNEYENNINNNFYTNYIAKWCIDYAYEQIQKVSLEYPSDHKRIMEKVKLSETELKEWNKVAGNMYFPRSEEMAIYLQQDGFLDKDLVRVKDLDRSQRPINQKWSWDRVLRSPYIKQADVLQCFYFFEDHFSKDELERNFDFYESFTVHESSLSPCVHSIQAALLDKMDMAYAFYLRTSRLDLDDYNKEVEEGCHITSMAGTWMSIVEGFGGMRVKNDALHFSPKIPKEWEGYSFKINFRNQILKIAVDHKETKLSLEGTEALTVYVNGAPVLVQPKN, encoded by the coding sequence ATGAATCAAGATTATATAAAACCAGATAATTGGTCTATCATTGAAGAAGGATTTGATAGAGAGAGTGTGAAATCATCTGAAAGTCTTTTTAGTATCGGAAATGGTGCGATGGGACAGAGAGCGAATTTTGAGGAGAATTATTCAGGAGAAACTTTTCAAGGAAGTTATATTGCAGGAATTTATTATCCAGACAAAACTAAAGTGGGTTGGTGGAAAAACGGATATCCAAAATATTTTGCTAAAGTTTTGAATGCTCCAAACTGGATTGGAATTAATATTGAAATCAATGGAGAAGATTTTGATTTGAACACCTGTAGTGAGGTTAAAAATTTTCGTCGTGAATTGAATATGAAAGAAGGTTGGTACCATCGTTCTTTTCAGGCGACTTTGAAAAATGGAACTGAAGTAGCGGTTGAAATCCGTCGTTTTCTTTCTTTGGATTTGGATGAAGTTGGGGTAATCAACTATGAAATCACACCTTTGAATAAAGATGCAAAAATCATTTACAAACCATATATCGATGCTGGTGTAACCAATGAAGATGCTAACTGGGAAGAAAAATTCTGGGAGCCGTTAGACGTTAAAAAATCAGGGAATGAAGCTTTTGTTACGGCTCAAACTTTTAAAACGCATTTTAAAGTAACAACCTTTATGCAAAATACTATTTGGGCTAGGGGGGAAAAGCAAAATATGTCTCCAACATCAGTAGATACAATAGCAGATAAAATTTTATTTTATTATGATGTTATTGTTGCAAAAGGAGAAAAATCAGCAATTCAAAAAATTGGAGGATATACGGTTTCGTTAAATCACGCCGATACAATTTCGGCAGCTGAAAATGTTATTCATGCTGCTTTAGCAAAAGGATATGACCAATTATTGCAAGATCAAATTGATGCTTGGGCCAAAATTTGGGAGATGTCAGATATCACTATTGATGGAGACGTAAAAGCACAACAAGGAATTCGTTTCAATATTTTCCAATTGAACCAAACCTACTTAGGAAAAGATTCTCGTTTGAATATTGGACCAAAAGGATTCACTGGAGAAAAATACGGTGGATCTACTTATTGGGACACTGAGGCATATTGCATTCCATTTTATATGGCTACAAAAGACCAACAAGTGGCCCGTAATTTATTGACGTATCGTTACAATCAGTTGGACAAAGCCATTGAAAACGCTGAAGTAAACTTAGGTTTCAAAAACGGAGCAGCTTTGTATCCAATGGTTACCATGAATGGAGAGGAATGTCATAACGAATGGGAAATCACCCACGAAGAAATCCACAGAAACGGAGCTATCGCTTTTGCGATTTATAATTACCACCGTTTTACTGGCGATTACTCTTATATTCCTGAAAAAGGACTGGAAGTATTAATTGGTATTGCTCGTTTTTGGCACCAAAGAGCTTCTTTCTCCAAAAACAAAAATCAATATATGATTTTGGGTGTAACGGGGCCAAATGAATACGAAAACAACATCAACAATAATTTCTATACTAATTATATAGCCAAATGGTGTATTGATTATGCTTATGAGCAAATTCAAAAAGTTTCATTGGAATATCCTTCTGACCATAAACGTATTATGGAAAAAGTGAAGTTGTCTGAAACGGAGTTGAAAGAATGGAATAAAGTGGCGGGTAATATGTATTTCCCAAGATCGGAAGAAATGGCGATTTACTTGCAACAAGATGGTTTCTTGGATAAAGATTTAGTTCGAGTAAAAGATTTAGATCGTTCACAAAGACCAATCAACCAAAAATGGTCTTGGGATCGTGTGTTGCGTTCTCCTTATATCAAACAAGCTGACGTTTTACAGTGTTTCTACTTCTTCGAAGATCATTTTTCTAAAGACGAATTGGAACGTAATTTTGATTTCTATGAATCATTTACGGTACATGAAAGTTCGCTTTCACCATGCGTACACTCGATTCAAGCGGCTTTGTTGGATAAAATGGATATGGCGTATGCCTTTTATTTAAGAACTTCTCGTTTAGACCTTGATGATTATAACAAAGAGGTTGAAGAAGGTTGTCACATTACATCGATGGCTGGAACTTGGATGAGTATTGTTGAAGGATTTGGTGGAATGAGAGTAAAAAATGATGCATTGCATTTCTCTCCAAAAATTCCAAAAGAATGGGAAGGCTATTCCTTTAAAATCAATTTTAGAAATCAGATTTTAAAAATTGCGGTAGATCATAAGGAAACCAAATTATCCTTAGAAGGAACTGAAGCCCTTACTGTTTATGTAAACGGCGCGCCTGTTTTGGTTCAACCAAAAAACTAA